A genome region from Neptunomonas japonica JAMM 1380 includes the following:
- a CDS encoding YhfG family protein, with the protein MNYEMTVLAAIIQTEKPTTKIVSELTGISIRKVQTVLLELPTTFGIELSRDKEGNKEVLCIVKWGVFESGNHLKTLVQPMDLQQIKSSRVKKSEKADALTFDDKFMRYEHSKLKNYRASLGLEGIEASSRQIPTDKSERQNLRQALLKKHSQSNSKAAKHG; encoded by the coding sequence ATGAATTATGAGATGACCGTTCTTGCCGCCATTATTCAGACGGAAAAACCGACAACTAAAATAGTTTCTGAGCTCACTGGGATTTCTATACGCAAAGTTCAAACAGTGCTACTAGAACTACCCACAACATTTGGTATTGAGTTATCTCGCGACAAAGAGGGTAACAAGGAAGTTCTTTGTATTGTTAAGTGGGGAGTCTTTGAAAGCGGGAACCACCTCAAAACACTGGTACAGCCAATGGACTTACAGCAAATCAAATCAAGTCGCGTTAAAAAATCAGAAAAAGCGGATGCTCTCACATTCGATGACAAATTTATGCGGTATGAGCACTCTAAACTCAAAAACTACCGCGCGAGCCTAGGCCTAGAGGGTATTGAAGCATCATCTAGACAAATCCCTACAGACAAATCTGAACGCCAGAATTTACGACAAGCACTGCTTAAAAAGCATTCACAATCAAACAGTAAAGCAGCTAAACATGGTTGA
- a CDS encoding putative adenosine monophosphate-protein transferase Fic, whose translation MVDKYGTGQDPYSYEGTDILINKFDIRDATQLQEAERDFSEIAAMDIEFSEPPYDFSYWCSIHQLLFSDIYEWAGEARTIDISKGNTRFCAGRFIERESQKLLGRVAKDNFLNGLSKEELIPKLAEYYSELNVIHPFRDGNGRAQRILFEHIIVNTGHTISYELISKSDWVQANIDGYNGDYRALESIFNKCISD comes from the coding sequence ATGGTTGATAAATACGGCACAGGCCAAGACCCATATTCGTATGAAGGCACGGATATTCTCATCAATAAATTTGATATTCGAGATGCCACACAACTGCAAGAAGCAGAACGTGATTTTTCTGAAATTGCGGCTATGGATATAGAGTTTTCAGAGCCTCCATATGATTTTTCCTATTGGTGCTCAATTCATCAACTTCTTTTTTCTGATATCTATGAGTGGGCTGGAGAAGCCAGAACAATTGATATCTCGAAAGGCAACACTCGTTTTTGTGCCGGTCGATTTATTGAAAGGGAATCTCAAAAACTACTTGGGCGAGTAGCAAAAGATAACTTCTTGAATGGACTCTCTAAAGAAGAATTAATCCCCAAACTGGCAGAGTATTATAGCGAGCTCAATGTAATACACCCATTTCGGGATGGTAATGGCCGTGCTCAAAGGATTCTTTTTGAGCATATTATCGTTAATACGGGCCACACCATCTCTTATGAACTCATCAGCAAGAGTGACTGGGTTCAAGCTAATATTGATGGTTATAACGGCGATTACCGTGCATTAGAAAGCATTTTTAATAAATGTATTTCTGACTAA
- a CDS encoding tyrosine-type recombinase/integrase produces the protein MNDLRIKKLLRDKVVGRHNTGERLGLYFRVSEEGTGTWVVRFKAHSKRREITIGRYGSGPGGLSLRDARMEAAKIQAESKNGIDPLAERERDQLAKANTIDDLAADWLEDCRRRLKHPHIPERVYRKEISPAIGQLSLDQVNARDIRGIILKIAKSGRPTIANDALAYCKQLFNHGIKLDLVQSNPAQAFRNIDAGGAEESRDRALSLEEVERVFIVFRENTDQFTRDNYLAVALLLCLGVRKGELIAAEWSEVDLEEGLWVIPKHRSKNGDSITIPLVGSVIEWFQELKYRSAGSEYVFPRRRISKRNGHISPDTLNAAIAKLFREGKLDMPHFTVHDLRRTFRTQLGLLGVPGHVAERCMNHRIPGIERTYNVHDYFDERKEALEKVNSRIATLVSISKA, from the coding sequence ATGAACGACTTACGAATCAAAAAGTTACTTAGGGATAAAGTAGTTGGTCGTCATAATACTGGTGAGCGACTGGGATTATATTTTCGTGTTAGCGAAGAAGGTACTGGGACCTGGGTTGTAAGGTTTAAGGCCCATTCTAAGCGGCGCGAAATCACCATCGGGCGCTATGGCAGTGGCCCGGGCGGCCTTTCGCTTCGTGATGCTCGAATGGAAGCTGCCAAGATTCAGGCTGAATCTAAGAATGGTATTGATCCTTTAGCAGAAAGAGAGCGTGATCAGCTCGCTAAAGCGAATACCATTGATGACCTTGCAGCGGACTGGTTAGAAGACTGTCGTAGACGGCTGAAACACCCGCATATACCTGAGCGCGTCTATCGCAAAGAAATATCCCCTGCGATAGGTCAGCTTTCACTTGATCAGGTGAATGCTCGTGATATCAGAGGAATTATCTTGAAAATTGCCAAGAGCGGCCGCCCGACAATCGCCAATGATGCCCTTGCATACTGTAAGCAACTCTTTAATCATGGTATCAAGCTCGATCTTGTTCAGAGTAATCCTGCACAGGCTTTTCGTAATATAGACGCTGGAGGGGCCGAAGAGAGCCGAGACCGAGCGCTTAGTCTCGAAGAAGTCGAACGGGTATTTATAGTCTTTCGTGAGAATACTGATCAATTCACAAGAGATAACTATTTAGCTGTTGCGTTGCTTTTGTGTCTTGGTGTCCGAAAAGGAGAGCTTATCGCCGCTGAGTGGTCTGAGGTTGACCTTGAAGAGGGCCTTTGGGTTATACCGAAACATCGCAGCAAAAACGGTGACTCAATAACCATTCCTCTGGTCGGAAGTGTAATTGAATGGTTTCAAGAATTGAAATATCGCTCTGCAGGTTCCGAATATGTATTCCCTCGCAGACGTATTAGTAAGAGAAATGGCCATATATCACCGGATACACTCAATGCGGCAATAGCTAAGTTGTTTAGAGAAGGGAAGTTAGACATGCCGCACTTCACTGTCCATGATTTACGAAGAACCTTTCGGACTCAGCTTGGGTTGCTTGGAGTGCCGGGGCATGTGGCTGAGCGTTGCATGAATCACCGGATTCCAGGGATTGAAAGAACTTACAATGTCCATGATTACTTCGACGAAAGGAAAGAAGCTCTAGAGAAGGTTAACAGCAGAATAGCAACGCTAGTCAGTATCTCGAAAGCGTAG
- a CDS encoding YicC/YloC family endoribonuclease, protein MTRSMTAFARQESQQGWGTLTWEVRSVNHRFLEPHLRIPEQLRELEGSLRETLRKRLSRGKVECMLRFVPEEQAQTLQVNEAFAKQLLAATEQMEQLMPVSQSLNPLDLLRWPGVLQDVQIDMDEVKREALKLFNKALDDLHAGREREGKELASLIEQRLDAISVVVADVRAKLPQILLNQRNMLKTRVTDLGVDLDPQRLEQEVVLLAQKADVDEEMDRLDTHVQEVRRILKQKEPVGRRLDFLMQELNREANTLSSKSIVTDTTQSAVELKVLIEQMREQIQNIE, encoded by the coding sequence ATGACACGTAGTATGACTGCTTTTGCTCGTCAAGAGAGCCAACAAGGCTGGGGAACACTCACTTGGGAAGTGCGTTCGGTAAATCATCGCTTTTTAGAACCGCACCTACGCATCCCTGAGCAGTTAAGAGAGCTAGAAGGCAGCTTGCGCGAAACACTGCGTAAACGCCTAAGCCGAGGCAAGGTAGAATGCATGCTGCGTTTTGTGCCAGAAGAGCAAGCACAAACACTGCAAGTGAACGAAGCCTTTGCTAAACAGCTACTGGCAGCCACCGAGCAGATGGAACAACTCATGCCGGTTTCTCAATCGTTGAACCCGCTCGACCTTCTGCGCTGGCCTGGCGTGTTACAAGACGTGCAGATCGATATGGACGAAGTAAAACGCGAAGCATTAAAGCTGTTTAATAAAGCACTGGATGATCTACACGCAGGGCGTGAGCGCGAAGGTAAAGAGCTGGCGTCGCTTATCGAGCAACGGCTCGATGCCATCAGTGTTGTGGTGGCTGACGTACGTGCCAAGCTGCCACAGATTCTGCTAAACCAACGTAACATGCTTAAAACACGCGTCACTGACTTGGGCGTAGACCTAGACCCGCAGCGCTTGGAGCAAGAAGTCGTACTCCTCGCGCAAAAAGCCGATGTAGACGAAGAGATGGACCGCCTAGATACACACGTTCAAGAAGTGCGCCGTATCCTAAAACAGAAAGAACCCGTAGGCCGCCGTTTAGACTTTTTGATGCAAGAGCTAAACCGCGAAGCTAACACGCTGTCATCAAAATCGATAGTGACCGATACCACACAGAGCGCTGTGGAACTTAAGGTGCTAATTGAGCAGATGCGAGAGCAAATTCAGAATATAGAATGA
- the rph gene encoding ribonuclease PH, with the protein MRPSGRQPDQLREIRITRNFTKHAEGSVLVEFGETKVICTATVERGVPRFLRGSGSGWVTAEYGMLPRSTNTRNGREASRGKQTGRTIEIQRLIGRSLRAALDLKKLGENTITIDCDVIQADGGTRTASITGACVALMDAINFLKKDKHGALKGNPIKYMLAAISVGIYKGEAVLDLDYDEDSAAETDMNVIMTDQGGFIEVQGTAEGAPYSHDELNKMLALADKGIKEIIELQKAAFAK; encoded by the coding sequence ATGCGTCCGAGTGGTCGCCAACCCGACCAGTTACGTGAAATCCGTATTACACGTAATTTTACTAAGCATGCAGAAGGATCTGTATTGGTAGAATTTGGTGAGACGAAAGTCATTTGTACCGCAACAGTTGAGCGCGGTGTACCACGTTTTTTGCGCGGCTCAGGTTCTGGCTGGGTTACGGCTGAATACGGTATGTTGCCACGCTCTACCAACACCCGTAATGGCCGTGAAGCGTCACGCGGTAAGCAAACAGGCCGTACTATCGAGATACAGCGCCTTATTGGCCGCTCTTTGCGTGCTGCGCTTGATCTTAAAAAGCTCGGTGAGAACACCATTACTATCGATTGTGATGTTATCCAAGCCGATGGTGGTACACGTACTGCTTCTATCACCGGTGCTTGTGTTGCGCTAATGGATGCGATTAATTTCTTGAAGAAAGATAAGCACGGTGCGCTAAAAGGCAACCCTATCAAGTATATGCTGGCGGCTATTTCTGTCGGTATTTATAAAGGTGAAGCGGTGCTTGATTTAGACTACGACGAAGACTCTGCTGCCGAAACAGATATGAACGTTATTATGACTGACCAAGGCGGCTTTATTGAAGTTCAGGGTACGGCAGAAGGTGCTCCGTATTCTCACGATGAACTTAATAAAATGTTAGCGCTGGCTGATAAAGGCATTAAAGAGATTATCGAACTGCAAAAAGCAGCTTTCGCTAAGTAA
- a CDS encoding exodeoxyribonuclease III, protein MRVITFNTQGIEQAADKGFFDWMVKQDADVICLQDLRIKEYQLDGDRYHPEGYYPYFFDAFEDGFSGVAIYTRHVPKAIMTGLGFELCDYQGRFIQADFDKVSVSSLYVPSGLKSFAAQQTKEEFMAHFLAHLKKTLRKRRDFIFCGTFNTAHRTMDLSNWYANQSVSGFLPSERAWMEEMLGDLGFVDAFRELNKAERQFTWWPDYNRARTLNEGARLDYQITTANLRKMITGASIYKDQSFSEHGPLIIDYDGDF, encoded by the coding sequence ATGCGTGTTATCACCTTCAATACACAAGGTATTGAACAGGCGGCTGATAAAGGCTTCTTTGACTGGATGGTCAAGCAGGATGCGGACGTAATCTGCCTGCAGGATCTTCGGATAAAAGAGTATCAGCTCGATGGTGACCGTTATCATCCTGAAGGATATTACCCTTACTTTTTTGATGCCTTTGAAGATGGCTTTAGCGGTGTGGCTATTTACACTCGCCATGTACCCAAAGCAATAATGACAGGTTTGGGTTTTGAGCTTTGTGATTATCAAGGACGCTTTATCCAGGCTGATTTCGATAAAGTCAGTGTTTCTTCTTTGTATGTTCCCTCTGGTTTAAAAAGCTTTGCGGCCCAACAGACAAAAGAAGAGTTTATGGCGCATTTTTTAGCGCATCTTAAAAAGACCTTGCGTAAGCGTCGCGACTTTATCTTTTGCGGTACCTTTAATACCGCGCACCGCACCATGGACTTGAGCAACTGGTATGCAAATCAGAGTGTTTCGGGTTTCTTGCCAAGCGAGCGTGCTTGGATGGAAGAGATGCTAGGTGATCTGGGCTTTGTTGATGCGTTTCGTGAGTTAAACAAAGCGGAGCGTCAGTTTACTTGGTGGCCTGATTACAACCGTGCACGCACGCTAAACGAAGGCGCACGACTCGATTACCAAATCACTACGGCAAACCTACGTAAGATGATTACGGGTGCGAGCATTTATAAAGACCAATCATTTTCAGAGCATGGCCCACTCATCATCGATTATGATGGTGATTTTTAG
- the pyrE gene encoding orotate phosphoribosyltransferase: MRDYQREFIQFAIEQNVLRFGEFTLKSGRVSPYFFNAGLFNSGTALAKLGRYYAAAIDEAKVEFDVLFGPAYKGIPLAAAAAIALSNDYERDTPYVFNRKEAKSHGEGGSLVGAALEGRIMIIDDVITAGTAIREVMDIINNADNATPAAVMIALNRMEKGKGELSAIQEVERDYNMQVISIVSLEDVVEYLQEVGGYESSVVAIQAYRTEYGI; the protein is encoded by the coding sequence ATGCGTGATTACCAGAGAGAATTTATCCAATTTGCTATTGAACAGAACGTATTACGCTTTGGTGAGTTCACATTAAAGTCTGGCCGGGTTAGCCCTTATTTTTTCAATGCAGGCTTATTTAACAGCGGCACGGCTCTAGCCAAACTAGGGCGTTACTATGCGGCAGCTATTGATGAAGCCAAGGTTGAGTTTGATGTTTTATTTGGCCCGGCATACAAAGGCATTCCTTTAGCTGCAGCAGCAGCCATTGCACTGTCTAATGATTATGAGCGTGACACGCCTTATGTGTTTAATCGCAAAGAAGCTAAAAGCCACGGCGAAGGCGGTAGTTTAGTAGGTGCTGCGCTTGAAGGCCGCATCATGATTATTGATGACGTTATCACTGCCGGTACGGCTATTCGTGAAGTAATGGATATTATTAATAATGCAGACAACGCCACACCTGCTGCTGTCATGATTGCGCTTAACCGTATGGAAAAAGGTAAAGGTGAGCTTTCTGCTATTCAAGAAGTCGAGCGTGATTACAACATGCAGGTTATTAGCATTGTCTCTTTAGAAGATGTTGTTGAATATCTACAGGAAGTTGGCGGCTACGAGTCTTCAGTGGTTGCGATTCAGGCTTACCGCACGGAATATGGTATTTAA
- a CDS encoding prepilin-type N-terminal cleavage/methylation domain-containing protein, with protein MYSVSTRQQNGFTLLELIVVVVLLGIISVGTTGFIVNSVEGYSDLTRRDGIAATSRVAMDRMVRELRNSLPNSARTNGACLEYIPILDATTYISIPLSSSATTLSIVPFSEPPELGSTAVYPISTTAVYNTVSPAVISPAISSSAGDLDGAAAVTLSLSAAHQYPADSPSNRMFIVGGPVSFCVVGDRLYRYQNYGRSASQPTLATLPTTEPSRVLLAFPVTAPVAPTLPFTVVNATLQRNALVMLQFSVEQNDESLLIQQEVQIRNAP; from the coding sequence ATGTACTCGGTAAGTACACGCCAGCAAAATGGCTTTACCCTGTTAGAGCTGATTGTTGTTGTGGTTTTGTTGGGTATTATTTCTGTTGGTACCACCGGCTTTATCGTCAACTCCGTTGAAGGGTATAGCGATTTAACGAGACGCGATGGTATTGCCGCTACTAGCCGAGTAGCCATGGACCGTATGGTGCGCGAGCTGCGCAACTCGTTGCCTAACAGCGCTAGAACGAATGGCGCGTGTTTAGAGTACATACCGATTTTGGATGCGACTACCTATATTTCAATTCCGTTAAGCAGCAGCGCTACTACTTTATCGATAGTTCCCTTTAGTGAACCTCCTGAGTTAGGTAGCACAGCGGTTTATCCCATCAGCACAACGGCTGTTTATAACACCGTTTCCCCTGCGGTTATCTCGCCTGCTATTAGCTCGTCAGCGGGGGACTTAGACGGTGCTGCTGCGGTAACGTTATCGCTATCTGCTGCGCATCAATACCCTGCAGACTCACCATCCAACAGAATGTTTATTGTGGGAGGCCCAGTGAGTTTTTGTGTGGTTGGAGACCGCTTATATCGATATCAAAACTACGGCCGTTCAGCGTCACAGCCAACCCTAGCTACGTTGCCTACTACTGAACCAAGCAGAGTATTACTCGCTTTTCCTGTGACGGCGCCTGTTGCTCCCACGCTGCCATTCACAGTGGTAAATGCGACATTGCAACGTAATGCCTTGGTTATGCTGCAGTTCAGCGTAGAGCAAAACGATGAAAGCTTGCTGATTCAACAAGAGGTGCAGATTCGTAATGCGCCATAA
- a CDS encoding type IV pilus modification PilV family protein, translated as MKASASESGFSLVETILTIVIISISLVVLVSAWGQSARQSADPFWHAKAAYLGQAYIEEILTKRYDENTPVGGQPACSSSTCSTTLGAEAGETRALFDDVDDYNGLNETPSQNALGVVRPEYNNYQVEVNISYAGGDLGVSATTMKRINVTVTPPGESPQQFVVYRGNY; from the coding sequence ATGAAGGCCTCTGCCTCTGAATCCGGCTTCTCACTGGTTGAGACTATTCTAACCATTGTTATCATCAGTATCTCGCTAGTGGTGCTCGTCTCTGCTTGGGGACAATCAGCTAGGCAAAGCGCTGATCCTTTTTGGCATGCTAAAGCTGCTTATCTTGGCCAAGCCTATATCGAAGAGATACTTACCAAGCGCTATGATGAAAATACCCCCGTTGGAGGCCAACCCGCTTGTAGCAGTAGCACTTGCTCAACAACACTCGGCGCTGAGGCCGGTGAAACACGCGCCCTGTTTGATGACGTTGATGATTACAACGGCTTAAATGAAACGCCCTCTCAAAATGCTTTAGGTGTAGTCCGGCCTGAATATAACAACTATCAAGTAGAGGTGAACATCTCTTACGCGGGAGGGGATCTCGGTGTCTCTGCCACAACAATGAAACGTATCAATGTAACAGTGACGCCGCCGGGTGAGTCTCCTCAGCAGTTTGTGGTTTATCGAGGGAATTACTAA
- a CDS encoding prepilin-type N-terminal cleavage/methylation domain-containing protein, whose amino-acid sequence MKHSIRQQTGFTLIELVTVLLLLGILSAVAFARLGGVNSFSESLFQQQVLSYLRLAQRTAVAHQGSGAQLNINRVSTSEWDITLVFATQTLSYQLDGDNALTFASGASTGSISTGDTLSLVYSDNGDLSELTAPLAADIDASLSLVVAGNRSLCISPTGFAYEGLCL is encoded by the coding sequence ATGAAGCACAGCATACGTCAGCAAACAGGGTTTACGTTAATTGAGTTGGTCACTGTGCTACTCCTATTAGGGATTTTAAGTGCAGTGGCCTTCGCGCGTTTAGGGGGCGTGAATTCGTTTAGCGAGTCTCTTTTCCAGCAGCAAGTTTTATCTTATTTACGCTTAGCACAACGCACTGCAGTGGCACACCAGGGCAGTGGTGCTCAGTTGAATATTAACCGAGTTAGCACTTCTGAGTGGGATATTACGCTGGTATTTGCTACGCAAACGTTAAGCTATCAACTTGATGGCGATAACGCCTTAACCTTTGCATCGGGTGCCAGTACGGGCAGTATTTCAACGGGGGATACCTTATCGTTAGTGTACAGCGATAACGGTGACCTTTCTGAGCTAACAGCACCGCTTGCGGCCGATATTGATGCTAGCCTTTCTTTGGTAGTGGCGGGCAACCGCTCCCTATGTATTTCACCTACAGGCTTTGCATATGAAGGCCTCTGCCTCTGA
- a CDS encoding type II secretion system protein, which produces MKRQAGFTIIELVVVIALLGILAAVALPRFIDVTDDAHRAAVQGSAGGLGAAVVLAKAQAVVDNVAAAGTVSLDGVDVTVNAKRYPVSTTAANVTVSAANCVNVWGAVLQGSAPTVATTGTGFDYIVTASGTVCTYTYQKDSVNTRSIAYDTNNGEVTTVNPST; this is translated from the coding sequence ATGAAGCGACAGGCTGGTTTTACAATTATCGAATTGGTAGTGGTTATCGCGCTACTGGGTATTTTGGCAGCGGTGGCGTTACCACGCTTTATTGATGTGACGGATGATGCACATCGTGCTGCTGTACAAGGCTCTGCTGGAGGTTTAGGTGCAGCAGTTGTGTTGGCTAAAGCTCAGGCCGTTGTCGATAATGTTGCGGCAGCAGGTACGGTTAGTCTTGATGGTGTGGATGTTACTGTGAATGCTAAGCGCTATCCTGTTTCCACAACGGCAGCAAACGTAACCGTTAGTGCTGCTAACTGTGTTAATGTGTGGGGTGCTGTTTTACAGGGCAGTGCGCCAACGGTGGCAACAACAGGTACCGGATTTGATTATATCGTGACAGCATCAGGTACAGTTTGTACTTATACTTATCAAAAAGACTCAGTTAATACTCGCAGTATTGCTTATGATACAAACAATGGTGAAGTAACCACGGTTAACCCTAGTACATAA
- a CDS encoding type II secretion system protein, which translates to MANRKRQKGFTLLELVISMLVIVILYGVLSTRLGRVAESAERAAVYGVLGQVRQQLNLRLAKFYIDGSPSKAKALINENPFSWISPPPSQYAGEVNDVAEVLVKGRWYFDTATKQLVYRVKRNNKLKIEGGEQRNLKFVLKLSGNAADTQQKRAVYSIKIQTVRPFVWNI; encoded by the coding sequence ATGGCTAACCGCAAACGGCAAAAGGGTTTCACTTTACTTGAGCTGGTTATCAGTATGTTGGTCATTGTTATCTTATACGGTGTGTTATCCACTCGTTTAGGGCGTGTAGCAGAATCAGCAGAGAGAGCGGCGGTTTATGGAGTGCTTGGCCAAGTTCGGCAGCAATTAAACCTACGCTTGGCTAAGTTTTATATTGACGGTTCACCCAGTAAGGCTAAAGCGCTCATCAATGAAAACCCTTTTAGTTGGATCTCACCTCCGCCTAGCCAGTATGCAGGAGAAGTTAACGACGTTGCAGAAGTGCTGGTTAAAGGCCGCTGGTACTTTGATACAGCTACTAAACAGCTGGTATATCGAGTGAAACGAAATAATAAGTTAAAAATTGAGGGTGGTGAGCAGCGAAATCTCAAATTTGTGCTTAAATTAAGTGGTAATGCAGCCGATACCCAACAAAAGAGAGCTGTTTATAGTATTAAGATTCAAACGGTTAGGCCGTTTGTTTGGAACATTTGA
- a CDS encoding type II secretion system F family protein, which produces MASFQYSGRHADGSAASGRVEALSKAAVASQLLDQGITPVKVELTAPSEDDKKSSKAGQIRLFERVTLDELIMFSRQMASLTRAGVPITSGMRGLANTIRNPLLESTLNTVADDLERGNSLSTTLNKHPKLFSDLYVSMIHVGENTGQLDQAFSQMASYLDLERKTARSIKQATRYPMFVMAAIAIALGVINVFVIPAFKSVFESFGGEMPWQTRVLIAISDFTVDWWHLILGGLLLLGYLFVRWKKTEDGRRKWDRIKLRFPLVGGIFYRAILGRFARTFSVVLKAGIPIEQGLSIVSRAMGNLYVGEKVADMRKGIERGEGFTATAHRTGMFSPLVMQMLAVGEETGRVDEMLADVADFYEEEVEYDLQNLSSVIEPILIVAIGMMVLVLALGVFLPLWELSSTING; this is translated from the coding sequence ATGGCATCGTTTCAGTATTCAGGGCGTCATGCAGATGGCTCTGCCGCATCAGGTCGAGTCGAAGCGCTAAGTAAAGCGGCGGTGGCCTCTCAGTTGCTGGATCAAGGCATCACGCCGGTGAAAGTTGAGTTAACAGCGCCGAGTGAGGATGACAAAAAGTCTAGTAAAGCGGGCCAAATACGTTTGTTTGAGCGGGTAACACTGGATGAGCTGATTATGTTTAGCCGCCAAATGGCGAGTTTAACACGTGCCGGTGTGCCTATTACCAGTGGTATGCGTGGTTTAGCAAACACCATCCGAAACCCGCTATTGGAAAGCACGCTCAATACAGTTGCAGATGATTTAGAGCGCGGAAATTCGCTATCAACTACGCTGAATAAACACCCTAAGTTGTTTAGCGATTTGTATGTCAGCATGATCCATGTAGGTGAGAATACCGGGCAATTAGATCAAGCCTTTAGCCAGATGGCATCCTATCTTGATCTTGAGCGAAAAACAGCGCGCAGTATTAAACAAGCGACCCGCTACCCTATGTTTGTTATGGCGGCCATTGCGATTGCTTTGGGCGTGATAAATGTTTTTGTTATTCCTGCTTTTAAGTCGGTGTTTGAAAGCTTTGGCGGTGAAATGCCGTGGCAAACACGTGTGCTTATTGCTATTTCTGACTTTACCGTGGACTGGTGGCATCTTATTTTGGGGGGCTTGTTGTTGTTGGGGTATCTGTTTGTTCGTTGGAAAAAAACAGAAGATGGACGGCGAAAATGGGATCGAATTAAATTACGTTTTCCGTTAGTGGGTGGGATTTTTTATCGAGCCATCTTAGGGCGTTTTGCGCGTACTTTTAGTGTGGTATTAAAAGCCGGTATTCCCATTGAGCAAGGCTTGTCTATTGTTTCCCGTGCAATGGGTAACCTGTATGTCGGTGAGAAAGTTGCGGACATGCGCAAAGGTATCGAACGTGGCGAAGGCTTTACCGCGACAGCCCACCGTACCGGCATGTTTAGCCCATTGGTGATGCAGATGTTAGCCGTAGGAGAAGAAACCGGGCGAGTCGATGAGATGTTGGCAGATGTGGCTGACTTTTATGAAGAAGAGGTCGAATATGATCTGCAGAACCTTTCGAGTGTTATTGAGCCTATTTTAATCGTGGCGATTGGCATGATGGTATTGGTTCTTGCGCTGGGTGTATTCCTTCCTTTATGGGAATTGAGTTCGACGATAAATGGCTAA